The following are encoded together in the Rhizobium tumorigenes genome:
- a CDS encoding methyl-accepting chemotaxis protein, which translates to MRFTIKLKLSLVFGFIVLLTCAMAGLSIYNLSSLNGDISEMVAGPVANLRESGELSDAVMRSIRSEKDAIINTDPARIGGYIDEIAQQREQIKSLVQRLAASPDPDIRNGMTQFADLYGKWVPLQDRVTGLAKQNTTESNSQAGSVSMGEGQQITVQLLQVLAKLSDTVAGNVTETDTATNEQYANSRNLLVAMTVGLIIVALASALWILLNISRGLKRAVGLADAVSIGDLNQEIQHKSNDEIRDLVDSMSRMAVNLRGTAAMASKIAEGDLSVMAQPLSDKDVLGFAMQSMIANLRTTSDVAGQIAEGDLTVSPKPLSEKDTLGIALQQMVERLRGVVADAISAADNVSAGSQELSASSEQVSQGATEQAASAEEASAAMEEMASNIKQNADNAAQTEKIARQSAKDAEASGEAVTRAVSAMRTIAEKIGIVQEIARQTDLLALNAAVEAARAGEHGKGFAVVASEVRKLAERSQSAAAEIGSMSSDTVKAAAEAGEMLGRLVPDIRKTAELISEISAACREQDIGASQINEAIQQLDKVTQQNAGASEQMSATSEELAAQAEELQTSIAFFKVETSNSRASASKKTPVRASTKVVSAPAQARKSIAPSYGKSSQSVASQQSRAKGFALDMAMGGPDADDDDFRESA; encoded by the coding sequence ATGCGTTTCACGATCAAGTTAAAGCTGAGCCTTGTATTCGGTTTCATCGTCCTGCTCACCTGCGCGATGGCCGGCCTATCGATTTACAATCTGTCTTCGCTCAATGGCGATATCTCCGAAATGGTGGCCGGCCCCGTCGCCAACCTGCGGGAATCTGGTGAACTTTCGGATGCTGTCATGCGCTCCATCCGGTCGGAAAAAGATGCCATCATCAACACCGATCCAGCCAGGATTGGCGGCTACATCGACGAGATCGCGCAGCAGCGCGAGCAGATCAAGTCGCTGGTGCAACGTCTCGCCGCCTCGCCGGATCCGGATATCCGCAACGGCATGACGCAGTTTGCAGATCTCTACGGCAAATGGGTGCCGCTGCAGGATCGCGTTACCGGCCTTGCCAAGCAGAATACCACTGAATCCAACAGCCAGGCCGGATCCGTCTCCATGGGCGAGGGCCAGCAGATCACGGTGCAGCTTCTGCAAGTGCTGGCGAAGCTCAGCGACACCGTAGCGGGCAACGTGACCGAGACGGATACAGCGACGAACGAACAGTATGCCAACTCGCGCAACCTGCTGGTAGCGATGACCGTCGGATTGATCATCGTCGCGTTGGCGTCGGCGCTCTGGATACTGCTCAACATTTCCCGCGGTCTGAAGCGCGCGGTCGGCTTGGCCGATGCCGTCAGCATTGGCGATCTCAACCAGGAGATCCAGCACAAGAGCAACGATGAGATCCGCGATCTCGTCGATTCAATGAGCCGGATGGCCGTCAACCTGCGCGGCACGGCGGCTATGGCAAGCAAGATCGCCGAGGGTGACCTGTCAGTCATGGCGCAGCCGCTGTCCGACAAGGACGTTCTAGGCTTTGCCATGCAGAGCATGATCGCCAACCTGCGGACGACGTCTGATGTCGCCGGCCAGATTGCGGAAGGCGACCTGACTGTTTCGCCGAAGCCGCTGTCGGAGAAAGACACGCTCGGTATCGCGCTCCAGCAGATGGTAGAACGCCTGCGCGGCGTCGTCGCCGACGCGATCTCTGCAGCCGACAACGTTTCTGCCGGTAGCCAGGAACTCTCGGCCAGCTCCGAGCAGGTATCGCAGGGCGCAACAGAGCAGGCAGCCTCTGCCGAGGAAGCCTCTGCGGCGATGGAAGAGATGGCGTCCAACATCAAGCAGAATGCAGACAATGCTGCCCAGACGGAAAAGATCGCCCGTCAGTCTGCCAAGGATGCGGAAGCCTCTGGCGAAGCCGTTACCCGCGCCGTTAGCGCCATGCGGACCATTGCCGAGAAAATCGGCATCGTCCAGGAAATCGCTCGCCAGACCGACCTCCTGGCCCTGAACGCAGCCGTCGAAGCCGCTCGTGCCGGTGAACATGGCAAGGGCTTTGCAGTCGTCGCCTCCGAAGTCCGCAAGCTTGCCGAGCGCAGCCAGTCGGCTGCAGCGGAAATCGGCTCGATGTCCAGCGATACGGTAAAGGCAGCGGCAGAGGCCGGTGAGATGCTTGGCCGCCTCGTGCCGGACATCCGCAAGACAGCCGAGCTGATCTCTGAGATCAGTGCCGCCTGCCGCGAGCAGGATATCGGTGCCTCGCAGATCAACGAAGCCATCCAGCAGCTCGACAAGGTCACCCAGCAGAACGCCGGTGCCTCCGAGCAGATGTCGGCAACGTCGGAAGAACTCGCTGCCCAGGCCGAAGAGCTGCAGACGTCGATCGCCTTCTTCAAGGTCGAGACGTCGAACTCGCGGGCTTCGGCCTCGAAGAAGACACCGGTGAGGGCTTCAACGAAGGTCGTCTCCGCCCCGGCCCAGGCACGAAAGTCCATCGCACCATCGTACGGCAAGTCCTCACAGAGCGTTGCTTCGCAACAGTCCCGTGCCAAGGGTTTTGCGCTCGATATGGCCATGGGCGGACCTGACGCGGACGACGACGACTTCCGCGAAAGCGCCTGA